AGGGTCATGAACGTGACGAAGAAGGTCGTGGCGCGCAGGGTCGGCACGGTGATGTGGCGGAACTGCTGCCAGGGGGTCGCGCCGTCGAGGGCCGCCGCCTCGTAGAGGTACTTGGGCACTCCGGCCAGTCCGGCGAGGTAGATGATGATGTTCCCCCCCAGCCCCTGCCACAGGGTCACGAACACGATGGCGTACATCGCCGTGTCCGAGTTGGCGAGCCAGGCGGGCCCCTGGATGCCGAACACGCCGAGGACCTGATTCACCACCCCGTAGTCGCGCTGGAGCATCCACGACCACACCGTGGCGCCCGCGACGCTCGACGTGACGGCGGGCAGGTAGAAGAGGGTGCGGAAGAAGACCATGCCGGGCTTGCGGCGGTTGAGCGCCAGCGCGAGGCCGAGCGAGATCGCGATCATGCTCGGCACGTACAGCAGCGCGTAGAAGCCGACGTTGCGGACCCCCAGCCAGAACAGGTTGTCGGTGAGGAGCCGCTGGTAGTTCGCCAACCCCACCCAGCGCACCGGCGTGAGGATGTCGTAGCGCGAGAAGCTCAGCACGAACGCGAACAGCACGGGCGCGACCGTGAAGATCAGGAAAAGCCCCATCGCGGGCGAGATGAAGAGCGCGGCGGCGCGGGCCTCGGCGCGCAGCAGGCGGGACTTGCGCCGCGCGGGCTGAGGCTGGCCGGTGACCGGGGTGGTCGTCTTTTGCAATGTCACGGGGACGGCTCCTTCCTGGGAGGGGGGGCGGTCGAGCGGCCCGGCACGATCTCAAAGGCCACGGGGTTGCGCAGCGGGACCTCCTGCCCCTCCAGCCGCGTCACGGCGAGGTCCACCGCCCGGCGCCCCATCGCCTCCTGGTCCTGGCGGACGTGGGTGAAGAGCGGGCCGTCCAGCGGGTCGGCGGGCGAGTCGAAACAGGCGACGCTGACCTCCTCGGGGACGCGGCGGCCGAGGGCCCGCAGGGTGTGGGTCACCGCGAGCGCCAGGGTGTACTCGGCCACCAGGAACGCGGTGACGCCCGAGGCCGCCGCGATAAAGGCCTCCAGCCGGGCCACGTCAATCCGCACGTTCTCGGGGCGCAGGTGCAGGGGCAGGCTGCTCTCCAGCGCGTGCAGGGCGAGTTCGGGGCGCGCAGGGAGCCCCGCCGCCTCCAGCGCCGCGCGGTAGCCCGCGAAGCGGTCCTCCAGCGAGGAGGTGTTCTCGATGGGCGGGGAGACGAAGGCGACCCCGCGGTGGCCGAGGTCGAGCAGGAAGCGGGTCAGCGCCGCCGCCGCGCTCACGTTGTCGGTCGCCACGCTGGGGGCGGGGATGCCGCGCAGGTAACGGTCCACCAGGACGACGGGAAAGCCGTCCAGCACCGCCTGAAGCAGCACGGGGTTGTAGTGTTCGCCGTGGACCGGGAAGACGATCAGGGCCTGCGCGCCCGCCCGCATCAGGGCGGAAACGCCCGCCTCCTCCGCCCCGCGCTCGCCGTACGTGCGGCGCAGCAGCAGGCTGTGCCCGCGCGAGGTGCAGGCCGCCTCCACCCCGCGCACGAGGTCCAGGCCGTACGCCTCCGCGAAGTCGGGGAGCAGCAGCCCCAGGGTGGACGCCCCCACCACGCTGCCCGGCGCGGCGAGCCCCAGGTCGGCCCGCACCCGGTCGAGGTCGGGCAGGGTCGCGCTGACGAAGGTGCCCCTCCCCCGCGCCCGCTCCACGATCCCCGCCCGGGCGAGCAGGTCCAGGGCCCGCCGGGTCGTGATGCGGCTCACCGAGAAGCGCCGCGCGAGTTCGAGTTCGCCCGGCACCCGGCTCCCCGCGCGCAACTGCCCCCGGCGCACGTCCTCCAGGAGTTCGGCCATCACGTTGGCGTAGAGCAGGCCCGTCATGCGTTCACCCTACGTCCCAACCCGCGAGGACGCCCGCTTGGCCGCCACGCTCTCCAGCAGCATCACGCCGCTCAGCGCCGCGCTGAGGTCCAGGGGGAGGGTCGGCGTCTCGGCCCAGTCGGGGCCGTTCAGCCTGTAGAGGGGTGAGACATGGCGCGCGGCCACGCCCGCGTTCTCCGACAGGAACGCCCCCACTTCCCCCGCACTCCCCGCATCCTCCCGGGCGAGCAGGCCGAGGGAGCGGACGAGGATGCCCTTGAAGAGGCCGCCGTCCCCGGTGCCCTCGGCGGGAAGGACCGGGCCGTATCTTCTCATCGCCGCCATCGCCGTCCGCCGCGCGAGGTCGAGGGCCGCGCCGTCTCCAGTGACCCGCCACACTGCCACGCCCGCGCCGATCACCGTGCCCTCGTTGTAGGTGAAGGCCCAGTCGCGGTCGATGCGGCCCGGCTCCTCGCGGCCCACGCCGTCCCAGACCTCACCCGCCCCGGGGTCGATGAGGTGTGCCTCCAGCCAGCGCAGGACCGCGAGGGCGAAGTCGAGGTGTTCGCGCTCGCCCAGCCGCTCGTACAGCCGCGCCCCCAGGATCACCGCAGGGGCGTTGGCGGGCGTGTTCTTGTAGTCGAGTTGCGTCTTGCGCCACGCGACGCCCCCGCCCTCGTGCCCGTTCCAGCCGCCGCGAATGTCGTCCCAGAGGGAGAGGCTGTCGTCCAGAAAGCGCGTGTTGGAGGTCGCCCCGTGCAGCCGCAGCAGCGCGAGCGCCATCCACAGCATGTCGTCGTAATAGTCGTTGTGCAGGCTCCCGTGGTTGCCCCGCCGCACCCCCTCGACCAACTCGGCAGCCCGGGTGAGATGTGCCGGGTTGCCGTCCCGCTCGTAGGCGTCCACCAGCGTGTCGAGCGCGTGCGCCTGCCACCAGTAGTGAAAGGGGTCCTCGGGGCGCACCAGGCGGGGGGGCAGGCAGACCCGGTAGAGCGCGGCCTCCCCGTCCCAGAAGTGGGTGTTCAGGGCCGCCTGCGCCTCCCGGGCGGCGTCCGTCCAGCGGGTCACGGCGGGGCCTCCAGGGTGAGCGAGTCGAGGTTGAGCCAGCCGTAGCTCTCGGGCCCGAAGAAGACGGTGAGCCGCGACGGCCCCTGCGGCAGGGTGACGCTCGTGCTCACCGTGCCCCAGGCGTTCCAGTTCGGCGTGGCGGGGAAGTTCACCAGCCGCCCCGCGCCGTTGAGGACGAGTTGCCGCGAGGCGTTTCCGCCGCCCGCCCCGTACCGCAGGGTGACCCGGTAGGTGCCCGCCCGCGGGGCGTTCACGTCGAAGGCCACCCCCTGCCCGAACGAGCGGAAGTTGTTGACGTACCCGCGCCCCGAGTAGCCCGGCGCCCGGCTCGCCGCATCCACCCCGAGTTTCTGCGCGTTCTCGGCCTCGTAGCGCCCGTCCTTCCAGGGGATGCGGGCGGGTTGGGCGCCCGCGTTCAGCACGGCGGCGACGGCGGACCCGGCGGTGAGGCTCTGGATGGGGTCGGCGGAGGGAACGGCATCCCACGCAGTCCCGACGAGCCCGTCCGCCCGCCTGGCGTTCCAGGCGCTCGCCCCCTGGTCCCGCAGCGCCGCGAGGTACACCCCGCCGCCCGGCTCCCCGGCGAGCCGTTTCAGCGCGCGCACCGTCACGCCCTTGAAGCCGCCGCCGTCGTTCGCGCCCTCGTCCAGAAAAATCCCGTTCTGGGTGAGGTTCCCCAGCGCCCAGTCCATCGCCGTCTTCGCGTCCCTCAGATAGGCGTCGTCGCCCGTCGCGTCCCGCAGGGCCAGCGCGGCGAGGACGAAGTTGCCGAAGTTGTACGTGAAGTCCCAGGTGATGACGGTGCCGTTCCCCTCGCCCTCGACGTGGTCGTACACGCGCGGGCCGTCCACGAGGCGGGATTTGACCCAGGCGTAGGCGGCCTTGGCGCGGTCGAGGTACTTCGCGTCGCCGGTCGCCTGGTACAGCCGCACGCTCGTGTTGACATAAGGGGCGTTCGTGGCGACGTTCTTCTGGTCGCGCACCGAGCGCCTCCACCACAGGCCCCCGCCGTAGCGGTCGTCCCAGTCCTCCCAGATGCGGTCGGCGAGTTCGCCGGAGGTGTCGAGGTACCGCCGCTCGCCGGTCAGGCCGTAGGCGCGGATCGCCGCCTGCGCCCACCAGCCCAGGTCGTCGTTGTAGTCGTTCGGAAAGGTGGGGAACTCATTCGTGAAGCCGTCCCACACGTCCCCGATCATGGTCTTGTAACCCGCGTCCCCGGTCGCCCCGTAGGCGTCCATCACGAGGTCGAAGAGCTGCGCCTCCCACCAGAAGTCGGAGTACAGGCCGCCGACGGGCCCCACGCCGTGTTCCGGGTGGGTCCTCCGGTCGGAATAGGTGTAGAAGTAGCCCTTCTCCGGGTCCCAGTAGGCGCGGACAAAGGCCTGCATCATCGCCCGCGGGTCGGAGGGGGTGGGGGTGAAGGCCCGGGCCGCCCCGAGACTCAGGGCGGCCAGCAGGAGGAGGAGGGGGAGTCTGGACATGAACGCTCCGGGAGGCGGGGCCTTGGCGCTGGGCGGGCCCCGCCCCTCTCATCAGGGGTTGGCCATCAGGGGTTGGCGTTGTCGCGCAGAATGCGGTCGCCCGCCTCCTGGGCCTTGCGCAGGGTGGTGCGCGCGTCCTGCTTGCCCTCCAGGAAGAGTTGCAGGTTCGGGATGAGCGCGTTGCCCTCCATGGGCGGGTAGCCGGGCACGGGCGGGCGGATGCGCGCGAACTTCAGCGTGTCGGTCATGGGCTTCCAGAAGGGGTCGTTCTGGAAGTAGGGGTCGTTCACGGCCTTCAGGTTGCCGGGGATGTTGTTGCTCGTCTTGCCCCACAGCAGGGCGTTTTTCGGATCGGCCAGCCACCACTTCACGAAGGTCCAGGCCGCGTCCTTGTTGCGCGACGCCTGCGGGATGGCGAGGCCGAAACCGCCCATCACGGAGCCGCGCGCGCCCGTAGGCCCGGCGGGCGGCGGGACGATCCCGAAGTCGAGGTCCTTGCCGTACTTGCGGTAGCCGTCGATGCTCCAGGGGCCGGTGTAGATCATCGCCGCCTTGCCGGTCACGAAGGGGTCCTGCGCGTTCGCCTCGCCCTGCCCGAAGCCGAGTTCGTAGACCTTGTTCTTGTTGATCATCCGGTCCCAGAAGCTCAGGACACTCAGGCCCGCCGGGCTGTTGAAGTTCGTCCGCGTCCCGTCGGGCGTCAGCATGGAGCCGCCCGCCTGCTGGAGGTACATGTTGAAGAGCCCGGGGTCGTTCATCAGGAAGCCCGAGCGCACCAGCTTGCCGTTCGCGTCGCGCTTGGTGAGCTTGATCGCCGCCT
This region of Deinococcus aerius genomic DNA includes:
- a CDS encoding substrate-binding domain-containing protein, yielding MTGLLYANVMAELLEDVRRGQLRAGSRVPGELELARRFSVSRITTRRALDLLARAGIVERARGRGTFVSATLPDLDRVRADLGLAAPGSVVGASTLGLLLPDFAEAYGLDLVRGVEAACTSRGHSLLLRRTYGERGAEEAGVSALMRAGAQALIVFPVHGEHYNPVLLQAVLDGFPVVLVDRYLRGIPAPSVATDNVSAAAALTRFLLDLGHRGVAFVSPPIENTSSLEDRFAGYRAALEAAGLPARPELALHALESSLPLHLRPENVRIDVARLEAFIAAASGVTAFLVAEYTLALAVTHTLRALGRRVPEEVSVACFDSPADPLDGPLFTHVRQDQEAMGRRAVDLAVTRLEGQEVPLRNPVAFEIVPGRSTAPPPRKEPSP
- a CDS encoding glycoside hydrolase family 76 protein, with product MSRLPLLLLLAALSLGAARAFTPTPSDPRAMMQAFVRAYWDPEKGYFYTYSDRRTHPEHGVGPVGGLYSDFWWEAQLFDLVMDAYGATGDAGYKTMIGDVWDGFTNEFPTFPNDYNDDLGWWAQAAIRAYGLTGERRYLDTSGELADRIWEDWDDRYGGGLWWRRSVRDQKNVATNAPYVNTSVRLYQATGDAKYLDRAKAAYAWVKSRLVDGPRVYDHVEGEGNGTVITWDFTYNFGNFVLAALALRDATGDDAYLRDAKTAMDWALGNLTQNGIFLDEGANDGGGFKGVTVRALKRLAGEPGGGVYLAALRDQGASAWNARRADGLVGTAWDAVPSADPIQSLTAGSAVAAVLNAGAQPARIPWKDGRYEAENAQKLGVDAASRAPGYSGRGYVNNFRSFGQGVAFDVNAPRAGTYRVTLRYGAGGGNASRQLVLNGAGRLVNFPATPNWNAWGTVSTSVTLPQGPSRLTVFFGPESYGWLNLDSLTLEAPP
- a CDS encoding carbohydrate ABC transporter permease, which produces MTLQKTTTPVTGQPQPARRKSRLLRAEARAAALFISPAMGLFLIFTVAPVLFAFVLSFSRYDILTPVRWVGLANYQRLLTDNLFWLGVRNVGFYALLYVPSMIAISLGLALALNRRKPGMVFFRTLFYLPAVTSSVAGATVWSWMLQRDYGVVNQVLGVFGIQGPAWLANSDTAMYAIVFVTLWQGLGGNIIIYLAGLAGVPKYLYEAAALDGATPWQQFRHITVPTLRATTFFVTFMTLIGAFQLFDQAYVMTQGGPGYATTTAVYQIYQNGFTQLQMGYASAQAFVLALAILVISLLNLRLNRDSGVT
- a CDS encoding ABC transporter substrate-binding protein → MRFCSRTLTLGLTAAALLAPRAAAQTTITLWGDWTGDGERQINTMVNAFNASQGAVRVRYVPQQDIITKFLTAATSGQVPDVIVWDRFRTALYAPKNVLAPIDSYLTRDRVNIRDFYPEAVKELSYGGKIYGLPLTVDARAIFYNKKLLAEAGVQPPRTWAQLEQAAIKLTKRDANGKLVRSGFLMNDPGLFNMYLQQAGGSMLTPDGTRTNFNSPAGLSVLSFWDRMINKNKVYELGFGQGEANAQDPFVTGKAAMIYTGPWSIDGYRKYGKDLDFGIVPPPAGPTGARGSVMGGFGLAIPQASRNKDAAWTFVKWWLADPKNALLWGKTSNNIPGNLKAVNDPYFQNDPFWKPMTDTLKFARIRPPVPGYPPMEGNALIPNLQLFLEGKQDARTTLRKAQEAGDRILRDNANP
- a CDS encoding glycoside hydrolase family 76 protein, yielding MTRWTDAAREAQAALNTHFWDGEAALYRVCLPPRLVRPEDPFHYWWQAHALDTLVDAYERDGNPAHLTRAAELVEGVRRGNHGSLHNDYYDDMLWMALALLRLHGATSNTRFLDDSLSLWDDIRGGWNGHEGGGVAWRKTQLDYKNTPANAPAVILGARLYERLGEREHLDFALAVLRWLEAHLIDPGAGEVWDGVGREEPGRIDRDWAFTYNEGTVIGAGVAVWRVTGDGAALDLARRTAMAAMRRYGPVLPAEGTGDGGLFKGILVRSLGLLAREDAGSAGEVGAFLSENAGVAARHVSPLYRLNGPDWAETPTLPLDLSAALSGVMLLESVAAKRASSRVGT